A portion of the Girardinichthys multiradiatus isolate DD_20200921_A chromosome 23, DD_fGirMul_XY1, whole genome shotgun sequence genome contains these proteins:
- the lman2 gene encoding vesicular integral-membrane protein VIP36 isoform X3, giving the protein MSGFRTFLGSTFIFLLVEYCLVGCDITDGNAEHQKREHSLTKPYQGVGSQWDFWGSTLVTSSYVRLTPDERSKQGSIWNTVPCYLKDWEMHVQFKVHGSGKKNLHGDGIAVWYTKDRLHPGPVFGNQDQFHGLAIFLDTFRNDLHGMDRSFPFISAMVNNGTVSYDHGKDGRSSELGGCSADIRNRDFETYLAIRYSRGRLTVMVDVDDKNEWKECIDIGGVRLPTGYFFGASAATGDLSDNHDIISMKLYQLMVDHTQEEENLDWTKIEPSVSFFRSPKDNIDDPTGNFRGTALTGWKVFLLLLCALLGIIVCAVVGAVVFQKRQERNKRFY; this is encoded by the exons ATGAGCGGATTTAGAACATTTCTGGGCTCAACATTTATCTTCCTGCTGGTGGAGTACTGCCTGGTTGGTTGTGATATAACTGACGGAAACGCGGAACATCAGAAGAGGGAGCACTCTCTGACGAAGCCTTACCAAG GTGTTGGCAGTCAGTGGGATTTCTGGGGAAGCACGCTGGTCACAAGCTCTTATGTCCGACTGACTCCAGATGAAAGAAGCAAGCAGGGATCCATATGGAATactgtg CCTTGTTATCTGAAGGACTGGGAGATGCATGTGCAGTTTAAAGTTCACGgatcagggaagaaaaatcTCCATGGCGACGGCATCGCTGTCTGGTACACGAAGGATAGGCTGCATCCAG GGCCTGTGTTTGGAAACCAAGATCAGTTTCACGGCCTGGCTATTTTTTTGGATACCTTCCGCAATGACCTCCATGGAATGGAT CGCTCCTTCCCTTTCATCTCGGCCATGGTAAACAACGGCACAGTGAGTTATGATCATGGGAAAGATGGCCGCTCATCGGAGCTGGGAGGCTGCTCAGCTGACATCAGAAACAGAGATTTTGAGACATACCTCGCTATTCGCTACTCCAGAGGAAGACTGACT GTGATGGTAGACGTGGATGACAAGAACGAGTGGAAAGAGTGCATCGACATTGGAGGTGTTCGTCTCCCTACTGGATATTTCTTTGGAGCATCAGCAGCAACTGGAGATCTCTCAG ATAACCATGACATCATTTCTATGAAGCTCTACCAGCTGATGGTGGACCACACCCAAGAGGAAGAAAACTTGGACTGGACTAAAATCGAGCCTAGTGTCAGCTTTTTCAGGTCCCCCAAAG ACAACATTGATGATCCAACTGGAAACTTCCGTGGTACGGCCCTCACAGGTTGGAAGGTGTTCCTGCTCCTCCTGTGCGCTCTGCTGGGAATTATCGTGTGCGCAGTGGTGGGAGCTGTGGTTTTCCAGAAGAGACAAGAGAGAAACAAGAGGTTCTACTGA
- the lman2 gene encoding vesicular integral-membrane protein VIP36 isoform X2, protein MSGFRTFLGSTFIFLLVEYCLVGCDITDGNAEHQKREHSLTKPYQGVGSQWDFWGSTLVTSSYVRLTPDERSKQGSIWNTVPCYLKDWEMHVQFKVHGSGKKNLHGDGIAVWYTKDRLHPGPVFSNNAHFHGLAVFIDTYSNDDSTDRSFPFISAMVNNGTVSYDHGKDGRSSELGGCSADIRNRDFETYLAIRYSRGRLTVMVDVDDKNEWKECIDIGGVRLPTGYFFGASAATGDLSDNHDIISMKLYQLMVDHTQEEENLDWTKIEPSVSFFRSPKGILGFQNNIDDPTGNFRGTALTGWKVFLLLLCALLGIIVCAVVGAVVFQKRQERNKRFY, encoded by the exons ATGAGCGGATTTAGAACATTTCTGGGCTCAACATTTATCTTCCTGCTGGTGGAGTACTGCCTGGTTGGTTGTGATATAACTGACGGAAACGCGGAACATCAGAAGAGGGAGCACTCTCTGACGAAGCCTTACCAAG GTGTTGGCAGTCAGTGGGATTTCTGGGGAAGCACGCTGGTCACAAGCTCTTATGTCCGACTGACTCCAGATGAAAGAAGCAAGCAGGGATCCATATGGAATactgtg CCTTGTTATCTGAAGGACTGGGAGATGCATGTGCAGTTTAAAGTTCACGgatcagggaagaaaaatcTCCATGGCGACGGCATCGCTGTCTGGTACACGAAGGATAGGCTGCATCCAG GACCTGTGTTTTCCAACAATGCTCACTTCCACGGGCTGGCCGTTTTTATAGATACTTACTCTAATGATGATTCGACAGAT CGCTCCTTCCCTTTCATCTCGGCCATGGTAAACAACGGCACAGTGAGTTATGATCATGGGAAAGATGGCCGCTCATCGGAGCTGGGAGGCTGCTCAGCTGACATCAGAAACAGAGATTTTGAGACATACCTCGCTATTCGCTACTCCAGAGGAAGACTGACT GTGATGGTAGACGTGGATGACAAGAACGAGTGGAAAGAGTGCATCGACATTGGAGGTGTTCGTCTCCCTACTGGATATTTCTTTGGAGCATCAGCAGCAACTGGAGATCTCTCAG ATAACCATGACATCATTTCTATGAAGCTCTACCAGCTGATGGTGGACCACACCCAAGAGGAAGAAAACTTGGACTGGACTAAAATCGAGCCTAGTGTCAGCTTTTTCAGGTCCCCCAAAGGTATATTAGGATTTCAga ACAACATTGATGATCCAACTGGAAACTTCCGTGGTACGGCCCTCACAGGTTGGAAGGTGTTCCTGCTCCTCCTGTGCGCTCTGCTGGGAATTATCGTGTGCGCAGTGGTGGGAGCTGTGGTTTTCCAGAAGAGACAAGAGAGAAACAAGAGGTTCTACTGA
- the lman2 gene encoding vesicular integral-membrane protein VIP36 isoform X4 encodes MSGFRTFLGSTFIFLLVEYCLVGCDITDGNAEHQKREHSLTKPYQGVGSQWDFWGSTLVTSSYVRLTPDERSKQGSIWNTVPCYLKDWEMHVQFKVHGSGKKNLHGDGIAVWYTKDRLHPGPVFSNNAHFHGLAVFIDTYSNDDSTDRSFPFISAMVNNGTVSYDHGKDGRSSELGGCSADIRNRDFETYLAIRYSRGRLTVMVDVDDKNEWKECIDIGGVRLPTGYFFGASAATGDLSDNHDIISMKLYQLMVDHTQEEENLDWTKIEPSVSFFRSPKDNIDDPTGNFRGTALTGWKVFLLLLCALLGIIVCAVVGAVVFQKRQERNKRFY; translated from the exons ATGAGCGGATTTAGAACATTTCTGGGCTCAACATTTATCTTCCTGCTGGTGGAGTACTGCCTGGTTGGTTGTGATATAACTGACGGAAACGCGGAACATCAGAAGAGGGAGCACTCTCTGACGAAGCCTTACCAAG GTGTTGGCAGTCAGTGGGATTTCTGGGGAAGCACGCTGGTCACAAGCTCTTATGTCCGACTGACTCCAGATGAAAGAAGCAAGCAGGGATCCATATGGAATactgtg CCTTGTTATCTGAAGGACTGGGAGATGCATGTGCAGTTTAAAGTTCACGgatcagggaagaaaaatcTCCATGGCGACGGCATCGCTGTCTGGTACACGAAGGATAGGCTGCATCCAG GACCTGTGTTTTCCAACAATGCTCACTTCCACGGGCTGGCCGTTTTTATAGATACTTACTCTAATGATGATTCGACAGAT CGCTCCTTCCCTTTCATCTCGGCCATGGTAAACAACGGCACAGTGAGTTATGATCATGGGAAAGATGGCCGCTCATCGGAGCTGGGAGGCTGCTCAGCTGACATCAGAAACAGAGATTTTGAGACATACCTCGCTATTCGCTACTCCAGAGGAAGACTGACT GTGATGGTAGACGTGGATGACAAGAACGAGTGGAAAGAGTGCATCGACATTGGAGGTGTTCGTCTCCCTACTGGATATTTCTTTGGAGCATCAGCAGCAACTGGAGATCTCTCAG ATAACCATGACATCATTTCTATGAAGCTCTACCAGCTGATGGTGGACCACACCCAAGAGGAAGAAAACTTGGACTGGACTAAAATCGAGCCTAGTGTCAGCTTTTTCAGGTCCCCCAAAG ACAACATTGATGATCCAACTGGAAACTTCCGTGGTACGGCCCTCACAGGTTGGAAGGTGTTCCTGCTCCTCCTGTGCGCTCTGCTGGGAATTATCGTGTGCGCAGTGGTGGGAGCTGTGGTTTTCCAGAAGAGACAAGAGAGAAACAAGAGGTTCTACTGA
- the lman2 gene encoding vesicular integral-membrane protein VIP36 isoform X1, with protein sequence MSGFRTFLGSTFIFLLVEYCLVGCDITDGNAEHQKREHSLTKPYQGVGSQWDFWGSTLVTSSYVRLTPDERSKQGSIWNTVPCYLKDWEMHVQFKVHGSGKKNLHGDGIAVWYTKDRLHPGPVFGNQDQFHGLAIFLDTFRNDLHGMDRSFPFISAMVNNGTVSYDHGKDGRSSELGGCSADIRNRDFETYLAIRYSRGRLTVMVDVDDKNEWKECIDIGGVRLPTGYFFGASAATGDLSDNHDIISMKLYQLMVDHTQEEENLDWTKIEPSVSFFRSPKGILGFQNNIDDPTGNFRGTALTGWKVFLLLLCALLGIIVCAVVGAVVFQKRQERNKRFY encoded by the exons ATGAGCGGATTTAGAACATTTCTGGGCTCAACATTTATCTTCCTGCTGGTGGAGTACTGCCTGGTTGGTTGTGATATAACTGACGGAAACGCGGAACATCAGAAGAGGGAGCACTCTCTGACGAAGCCTTACCAAG GTGTTGGCAGTCAGTGGGATTTCTGGGGAAGCACGCTGGTCACAAGCTCTTATGTCCGACTGACTCCAGATGAAAGAAGCAAGCAGGGATCCATATGGAATactgtg CCTTGTTATCTGAAGGACTGGGAGATGCATGTGCAGTTTAAAGTTCACGgatcagggaagaaaaatcTCCATGGCGACGGCATCGCTGTCTGGTACACGAAGGATAGGCTGCATCCAG GGCCTGTGTTTGGAAACCAAGATCAGTTTCACGGCCTGGCTATTTTTTTGGATACCTTCCGCAATGACCTCCATGGAATGGAT CGCTCCTTCCCTTTCATCTCGGCCATGGTAAACAACGGCACAGTGAGTTATGATCATGGGAAAGATGGCCGCTCATCGGAGCTGGGAGGCTGCTCAGCTGACATCAGAAACAGAGATTTTGAGACATACCTCGCTATTCGCTACTCCAGAGGAAGACTGACT GTGATGGTAGACGTGGATGACAAGAACGAGTGGAAAGAGTGCATCGACATTGGAGGTGTTCGTCTCCCTACTGGATATTTCTTTGGAGCATCAGCAGCAACTGGAGATCTCTCAG ATAACCATGACATCATTTCTATGAAGCTCTACCAGCTGATGGTGGACCACACCCAAGAGGAAGAAAACTTGGACTGGACTAAAATCGAGCCTAGTGTCAGCTTTTTCAGGTCCCCCAAAGGTATATTAGGATTTCAga ACAACATTGATGATCCAACTGGAAACTTCCGTGGTACGGCCCTCACAGGTTGGAAGGTGTTCCTGCTCCTCCTGTGCGCTCTGCTGGGAATTATCGTGTGCGCAGTGGTGGGAGCTGTGGTTTTCCAGAAGAGACAAGAGAGAAACAAGAGGTTCTACTGA